The Candidatus Neomarinimicrobiota bacterium genome includes the window GCGAACTCACCGACAGCCGTTACGTAGGAACTGCGCTTGCTTTACAAACCGGTATGGGTTTTCTTTTGACCATGGTCAGTATCAGGCTCATACCTCTTTTGGTTGAACTGATTGGATGGAATTACGTATTTATGATGCTTGCTCTCGGTCCTGCCTTCGGAACGTGGAGTATGCTCAAACTCAGAACTCTCCCTGAAGCGGAGAAAATGGCGTCAGGAAACAGATAAGGAGAAACCTGCTATGCGGTACAGATTAATTCTTCAATTGATGATCTCTACTCTGCTTTCTTTATTTATATTTGAATACTCATCAGCTCAGGCAGATGTTGAAGCTGAATGGAAAAAACTACTCGACACAGATTTCGAGTTTGCCCGCACTTCGGTTAAAAAAGGTCCGTCAGCGGCTTTTTATCTCTATCTTGCCGATAATGCGATGCAGCTCCCGGAGGGAAGCCTTCCGATTTACGGCAGAACAGCCATTTACGAAACGATGAAAGGCGACTATTATGACCTCTTGTGGACTCCGGTCAAAGCGGAAGTAGCGAATTCCGGCGAGCTCGGATGGACCTGGGGAAAATATATCGTGACGGTAAGAGAGGCAGACGGCAGCACCACCAACAGCTACGGCAAGTATCTCAACATATGGCGGAAACAAGCCGACGGTAAATGGAAAGTAATTGTAGATATGGGTAACAAAAGCCCCTCGCCGGATTAGACATTTAAATCCCCTCTAATAAGAGGGGATCTTATCATCCCCTCCTTTGCAAGGAGGGGACACAGGGGTGGTTTAATATAGGAAATTCCTTTTATTCCCCTCTAATAACCAGCCTCTACATTAGATATA containing:
- a CDS encoding DUF4440 domain-containing protein — protein: MRYRLILQLMISTLLSLFIFEYSSAQADVEAEWKKLLDTDFEFARTSVKKGPSAAFYLYLADNAMQLPEGSLPIYGRTAIYETMKGDYYDLLWTPVKAEVANSGELGWTWGKYIVTVREADGSTTNSYGKYLNIWRKQADGKWKVIVDMGNKSPSPD